Proteins co-encoded in one Bacillus paramycoides genomic window:
- the alr gene encoding alanine racemase — MEEAPFYRDTWVEVDLDAIYNNVTHIKEFIPSDVEIFAVVKGNAYGHDYVPVAKTALEAGATRLAVAFLDEALVLRRAGITAPILVLGPSPPRDINVAAENDVALTVFQKEWVDEAIKLWDGSSTMKYHINFDSGMGRIGIRERKELKGFLKSLEGAPFLELEGVYTHFATADEVETSYFDKQYNTFLEQLSWLKEFGVDPKFVHTANSAATLRFQGITFNAVRIGIAMYGLSPSVEIRPFLPFKLEPALSLHTKVAHIKQVIKGDGISYNVTYRTKTEEWIATVAIGYADGWLRRLQGFEVLVNGKRVPIVGRVTMDQFMIHLPCKVPLGTKVTLIGRQGDEYISATEVAEYSGTINYEIITTISFRVPRIFIRNGKVVEVINYLNDI, encoded by the coding sequence ATGGAAGAAGCACCATTTTACCGTGACACTTGGGTGGAAGTGGATTTAGATGCCATTTATAACAACGTTACACATATTAAAGAATTTATCCCGAGTGATGTAGAAATTTTTGCCGTAGTTAAAGGGAATGCATATGGGCACGATTATGTACCGGTGGCTAAAACAGCATTAGAAGCGGGGGCGACAAGGTTAGCAGTTGCATTCTTAGATGAAGCTTTAGTGCTTCGAAGAGCCGGTATTACTGCGCCAATTTTAGTGTTAGGTCCTTCTCCTCCTCGTGATATAAATGTAGCTGCTGAAAATGATGTGGCGTTAACCGTTTTTCAAAAAGAATGGGTGGACGAAGCAATCAAACTTTGGGATGGTTCGTCTACGATGAAATACCATATTAATTTCGATAGTGGTATGGGGAGAATTGGAATACGTGAACGTAAAGAATTAAAAGGATTTTTAAAAAGCTTAGAAGGTGCACCATTTTTAGAATTAGAAGGAGTTTATACACATTTTGCAACAGCAGATGAGGTGGAGACTTCTTACTTCGATAAGCAATATAACACATTTTTGGAGCAGTTAAGTTGGTTGAAAGAATTCGGAGTGGATCCTAAGTTTGTTCATACAGCTAATAGTGCTGCAACGCTACGTTTTCAAGGGATTACATTTAATGCAGTACGAATTGGTATTGCGATGTATGGGTTATCTCCATCTGTAGAAATACGCCCTTTTTTACCGTTTAAATTAGAACCAGCTTTATCATTGCATACGAAAGTTGCTCATATTAAACAGGTGATTAAAGGGGATGGAATTAGTTATAACGTCACTTATCGAACGAAAACTGAAGAATGGATTGCGACCGTTGCAATTGGTTATGCAGATGGCTGGCTTAGAAGATTACAAGGATTTGAAGTGCTTGTAAATGGTAAAAGGGTACCGATTGTAGGTCGAGTAACGATGGATCAATTTATGATACACCTTCCTTGTAAAGTGCCTCTTGGTACGAAAGTTACACTCATTGGAAGGCAAGGAGATGAATATATTAGCGCTACAGAGGTTGCGGAATATTCAGGAACTATTAATTATGAAATTATTACGACGATCAGTTTCCGTGTGCCGAGAATATTTATACGGAATGGTAAAGTTGTGGAAGTAATTAATTATTTGAACGATATATAG